In the genome of Verrucomicrobiota bacterium, the window CCAACTAAAATAGCCAAGGCGGCGCGAATCTTGAGCCGGCCGCTGTTGCTTCGCCACTGCCAGTGTTGCGCCAATTCGTAGGCAATACGCGTGCGACCCGCCTCGAAAAACTCTTCCACAAGTTGCCACACCGTCGCGACATCCCACGACGAGAGGTTGCGTCCGCGGATTACCCACGCGGTCTCACTCTCCGACCCAGCGCCATTCACTCGGGTTCGACGCTAAATCAACTCCGAAAGAAGCGCAAGCGGAAAGTGTCGCTGTCGTGTTATGTGGAAAAACTTCCGATCCTTTACCAGGAATTCGCCGAGTCCGAACGCTTCAACGCCGGCAACAAAGCTCACCGAGCCGTCTTCAGCAGTGCGCAGGACTTGATCCAGAAGACCCCCGCTTTCTGGCGGAAATACGTGATGCCGCGGGTGCAAAAGGATTTCCAAGGACTCCACCGCTACTTGAGCCAGCCGTATCCGGACGGGCCCAGTTTATACCTCGAATGCATCGAGGCGAATATCGAGCGGGTCGAACGCACCCTCAGCGCCGCGGCAGCTTGACCGAGGTCAGTCATCCCCAAGTGAAACGGAGTGGTGGAGTCTTGGAGTGATGGAGTGTTGAAACGCCAATACTCCCTGACTCCGCCACTCGAATACTCCGTTGACGTCCGGTCCGCCTTGTCCTTTTTCCGTTTCCGGCCTGATTCCCAGTCGCTAACGTTTCGGCATGTCACGCGAGTATGTGCTCGAACCGTTTCGCGCGCCGATCGAGCTGGAGATCGATTACGCCGGCGAGCTGAATGAACAGCAATACGCCGCGGTCACCGCGGTGCCGAGTCCGGCTCTGGTCATCGCCGGGGCTGGGTCTGGCAAGACCCGGACGTTGACCTACCGCGTGGCTTACCTCCTGGAACAGGGCATTCCGCCAGAGCGCATTCTCCTCCTGACGTTCACGAACAAGGCCGCCCGGGAAATGATGCGCCGCGTGGCCGATCTGCTCGGCGGCGATCTGTCGTCGCTCTGGGGCGGCACGTTCCATTCGATTGGAAACCGGATTCTGCGAATGCACGCGGAGCCGTTGGGTTACACGCCGGGGTTCACCATTTTGGATCGCGAAGATGCCGAAGACCTCCTCAAGTCGTGCATCAGCGACGCCAACATCGACCTCAAAGAGACCCGCTTCCCAAAAGCCGAAGTGATCAGCGAGGTGTTTTCATTGGCCGTCAACACGCAGCGATCCCTGGCGGACATTCTCAAAGAACAGTTCGATTACTTTCAGATCCTGGAGCCGCAGCTTCACGATCTCCAACAGCGCTTTGCCACGCGCAAACGGGCGGCCAACGTCATGGACTTCGATGACCTGCTCGCGCTCTGGCTCTGCTTGCTCCGGGAGCATCCGGATGTTTGCGAAAGGTATCAGCGGCGGTTTCAGTTCATTCTGGTTGATGAATACCAGGACACGAACAAGCTCCAGAGCGATCTGATCGATCTGCTCGCGGCGCGGCACCAGAACGTCATGGTCGTGGGCGATGATTCCCAAAGCATTTACTCGTGGCGCGGGGCGAACTTCCACAACATCCTTCAATTCCCCAATCGCTATCCCAAAGCGGCCATCTACAAGATTGAAATCAATTATCGCAGCACTCCGGAAATTCTGGCGCTGGCCAACGCAGCCATCGCTCCGAATCGCCAGCAGTTCGCCAAAGCGCTGACTTCAGCGCGGAAATCCGGGATGAAACCGGTGCTCGTGCCGTGCGGTGACGGCGCTCAGCAAGCGCGCTTTGTCGCGCAACGGGCGCTGGAATTGCGTGACGAGGGCATTGAACTCCGCGAGATGGCGGTCTTGTACCGCGCGCACTTCCACGCACTGGAGCTGCAGTTGGAACTGACGCGCCGCAATATCCCCTTCACGATCACCAGTGGCATCCGCTTCTTCGAGCAGACCCACATCAAGGACGTCGCGGCCTACCTCAAGTTCGTCAACAATCCCCAGGACGAACTTTCCTTCAAACGCCTGGCCGGCCTTCTCCCCGGCATTGGCGGCAAAAGCGGGGACAAACTGTGGCACGCGTTCAAAGCGCGTCTTAGCGTAGGGCAGGCTTCCAGCCTGCCTGCATCGGGAGACGGCGAAGGAGATGCGAGTATTCAGAAATCAGTTATCAGTAATCAGACGTCAGTCATCAGTGGCCAGTCTCCGCACTCCGCACTCCGCACTCCGCATTCCGCAATCCCCACCCTGGCCGCCGCGCTCCAGGCCTGCGCTTC includes:
- a CDS encoding ATP-dependent helicase; amino-acid sequence: MSREYVLEPFRAPIELEIDYAGELNEQQYAAVTAVPSPALVIAGAGSGKTRTLTYRVAYLLEQGIPPERILLLTFTNKAAREMMRRVADLLGGDLSSLWGGTFHSIGNRILRMHAEPLGYTPGFTILDREDAEDLLKSCISDANIDLKETRFPKAEVISEVFSLAVNTQRSLADILKEQFDYFQILEPQLHDLQQRFATRKRAANVMDFDDLLALWLCLLREHPDVCERYQRRFQFILVDEYQDTNKLQSDLIDLLAARHQNVMVVGDDSQSIYSWRGANFHNILQFPNRYPKAAIYKIEINYRSTPEILALANAAIAPNRQQFAKALTSARKSGMKPVLVPCGDGAQQARFVAQRALELRDEGIELREMAVLYRAHFHALELQLELTRRNIPFTITSGIRFFEQTHIKDVAAYLKFVNNPQDELSFKRLAGLLPGIGGKSGDKLWHAFKARLSVGQASSLPASGDGEGDASIQKSVISNQTSVISGQSPHSALRTPHSAIPTLAAALQACASSVPKKAVTAWAQFTATIAQLESEPVRGRTSKMIRLILEASYEEYLQEYFPNYRARLEDLEQLANYALQFKNPEEFLSQLALLSNLEADEDRPATSDDERIRLSTVHQAKGLEFSVVFIIMLCEGLFPAARSLDEEEERRLFYVAITRAKSELYLTYPLIRVAGGYSDDFMQRPSRFLSDLPKELIDEWSLSSFNPYG